The following are encoded together in the Haloplanus vescus genome:
- a CDS encoding PadR family transcriptional regulator, protein MYDLTGFKRDILYVIAGLEEPHGLAVKAELDEYYEQEINHGRLYPNLDDLVNKGLLEKGELDKRTNVYTVTQRGLREIEARREWESQYLEDVNAPATS, encoded by the coding sequence ATGTACGATCTAACTGGGTTCAAGCGGGACATCTTGTATGTGATCGCCGGGCTCGAGGAACCACACGGGCTCGCAGTAAAGGCCGAACTCGACGAATACTACGAACAAGAGATCAACCACGGGCGGCTCTATCCAAACCTCGACGACCTCGTCAACAAAGGACTGCTCGAGAAAGGTGAACTCGACAAGCGGACTAACGTGTACACGGTCACGCAACGCGGATTGCGGGAGATCGAGGCGCGACGTGAGTGGGAAAGTCAGTATTTAGAAGACGTGAACGCACC